The following proteins are encoded in a genomic region of Enterocloster clostridioformis:
- the tuf gene encoding elongation factor Tu codes for MAKAKFERNKPHCNIGTIGHVDHGKTTLTAAITKTLHERLGTGEAVAFENIDKAPEERERGITISTAHVEYETKNRHYAHVDCPGHADYVKNMITGAAQMDGAILVVAATDGVMAQTREHILLSRQVGVPYIVVFMNKCDMVDDPELLELVEMEIRDLLNEYEFPGDDTPVVQGSALKALEDPSGEWGDKILELMDAVDSWVPDPVRETDKPFLMPVEDVFTITGRGTVATGRVERGTLHLNDEVEIIGIHEDVRKTVVTGIEMFRKLLDEAQAGDNIGALLRGVQRTEIERGQCLCKPGSVKCHNKFTAQVYVLTKDEGGRHTPFFNNYRPQFYFRTTDVTGVCDLPEGVEMCMPGDNVEMTVELIHPVAMEQGLRFAIREGGRTVGSGRVVSIIE; via the coding sequence ATGGCTAAAGCTAAGTTTGAAAGAAACAAACCTCATTGTAACATTGGTACCATCGGACACGTTGACCATGGTAAAACAACTTTAACCGCAGCAATCACAAAGACTCTTCATGAGAGATTAGGTACCGGCGAGGCTGTTGCTTTCGAGAATATCGATAAGGCTCCGGAGGAGAGAGAGCGTGGAATCACTATCTCTACTGCACACGTTGAGTATGAGACCAAGAATCGTCACTATGCACACGTTGACTGCCCAGGACATGCTGACTACGTTAAGAACATGATCACTGGTGCTGCTCAGATGGACGGCGCTATCCTGGTTGTAGCTGCTACCGATGGTGTTATGGCCCAGACAAGAGAGCACATCCTGCTGTCCCGTCAGGTAGGCGTTCCTTATATCGTTGTATTTATGAATAAGTGCGACATGGTTGATGACCCAGAGCTGCTTGAATTAGTAGAGATGGAAATCAGAGACCTGCTGAATGAATATGAGTTCCCAGGCGATGATACTCCTGTAGTTCAGGGTTCTGCTCTGAAGGCTCTGGAAGATCCTTCCGGCGAGTGGGGCGACAAGATCCTTGAGCTTATGGACGCTGTTGACTCTTGGGTACCAGACCCAGTTCGTGAGACAGACAAGCCATTCCTGATGCCTGTAGAGGACGTATTTACCATTACCGGCCGTGGTACTGTTGCTACCGGTAGAGTAGAGCGCGGTACTCTGCACCTGAATGACGAAGTTGAAATCATTGGTATCCATGAGGATGTCCGCAAGACCGTTGTTACTGGTATCGAGATGTTCCGTAAGCTGCTTGACGAGGCTCAGGCTGGCGACAACATCGGCGCTCTGCTGCGTGGCGTTCAGAGAACTGAAATCGAAAGAGGACAGTGTCTGTGCAAGCCAGGTTCCGTTAAGTGCCACAACAAGTTTACCGCTCAGGTTTACGTTCTGACAAAGGACGAGGGCGGCCGTCATACTCCTTTCTTCAACAACTATCGTCCGCAGTTCTACTTCAGAACAACTGACGTTACTGGCGTTTGCGATCTGCCAGAGGGTGTTGAGATGTGTATGCCTGGCGATAACGTAGAGATGACCGTAGAGCTGATTCATCCGGTAGCTATGGAGCAGGGTCTTCGTTTCGCTATCCGTGAAGGCGGAAGAACCGTTGGTTCTGGTAGAGTTGTAAGCATCATCGAATAA
- the tnpA gene encoding IS200/IS605 family transposase, with protein MSETIRKSHNVSVLMYHFVCPAKYRRVVIDEDVDRVIKETCEGIQERYEIRFLEVGTDKDHIHFLIQSVPAYSPKKIIQIVKSIIAREVFAKCPQVKKKLWGGEFWTDGYYVATVSEHGNEQIISRYVKEQGQEKNYKTIYKNVEKTKQYSIWDYM; from the coding sequence ATGAGTGAAACAATACGCAAGTCACACAATGTATCAGTACTCATGTATCATTTCGTATGTCCAGCAAAATATAGAAGAGTAGTAATAGATGAAGATGTAGATAGGGTAATCAAAGAAACGTGTGAGGGAATTCAGGAAAGGTATGAAATAAGATTTTTGGAAGTAGGTACAGATAAAGACCATATACATTTTCTTATCCAGTCAGTGCCTGCATATAGTCCAAAAAAAATCATCCAAATAGTGAAGAGCATCATAGCCCGAGAGGTGTTCGCGAAATGTCCACAAGTGAAGAAAAAATTGTGGGGAGGAGAATTCTGGACAGATGGCTATTACGTAGCAACGGTGAGTGAACATGGGAATGAGCAAATCATAAGTAGATATGTGAAAGAACAGGGACAGGAAAAAAATTATAAAACAATCTATAAAAACGTAGAGAAAACAAAGCAGTATAGCATATGGGATTATATGTAG
- a CDS encoding YitT family protein yields the protein MEKKKTTAEIVLSLGEIVLGNIMYAAAVVLFIVPNGLITGGTTGLALFVNHSIGIPISLFVSVFNVLMFLLGAWVLGKQFALTTVLSTIIYPVILGVLEGSGFGGFVLEEKLVAVLYAGLLIGGGIGIVMRAGASTGGMDIPALVLKKKLDVNVSMTLYLVDCVVLGLQLIAADSHAVLYGIILIIVYTMVLNQVLMSGNARIQVKIVSRKHEEINRLIAERIDCGTSLLHMETGYLHREQEMILAVISRRDLPRLNSLVMDEDPEAFMIINQINEVRGRGFTLKRVYKEARQ from the coding sequence ATGGAAAAGAAAAAGACGACGGCTGAAATTGTATTGAGCCTGGGTGAGATTGTGTTGGGAAATATAATGTACGCGGCGGCAGTGGTGCTGTTCATTGTGCCAAACGGACTCATTACCGGAGGGACCACGGGCCTGGCCCTCTTTGTGAACCATAGCATTGGCATCCCCATCAGCCTTTTTGTCAGCGTGTTTAACGTGCTCATGTTCTTGCTGGGGGCATGGGTGCTGGGAAAACAGTTCGCCCTGACAACCGTGCTCAGCACCATTATCTACCCGGTCATACTGGGGGTGCTGGAGGGAAGCGGATTCGGGGGCTTTGTGCTGGAGGAGAAGCTGGTGGCGGTGCTCTATGCGGGACTGCTCATAGGCGGTGGAATCGGCATAGTGATGCGGGCCGGCGCCTCCACTGGGGGGATGGATATACCTGCCCTGGTGCTTAAGAAAAAGCTGGATGTAAATGTGTCCATGACCCTGTACCTCGTGGACTGTGTGGTTCTGGGCCTTCAGCTGATTGCGGCTGATTCCCATGCCGTTCTCTATGGTATCATACTGATTATTGTATACACCATGGTGCTGAACCAGGTCCTTATGTCGGGAAATGCCAGAATACAGGTTAAGATTGTCAGCAGAAAGCATGAGGAAATCAACCGCCTCATAGCGGAGCGCATTGACTGCGGAACCTCCCTGCTGCATATGGAGACCGGTTATCTCCACAGGGAACAGGAAATGATTCTGGCGGTAATCTCCCGGCGGGATTTACCCAGGCTGAACAGCCTGGTCATGGATGAAGACCCGGAGGCATTCATGATTATCAACCAGATTAATGAGGTGAGAGGCAGGGGCTTCACCCTTAAGAGAGTGTATAAGGAAGCGCGGCAGTAA
- a CDS encoding CDP-alcohol phosphatidyltransferase family protein encodes MRHIPKKELLSIPNLMGYFRLIMIPVFVWLYLRASTDADYYRAAIVMGISSITDMFDGMIARKFNMITEFGKLLDPLADKLTHGAILLCLWSRYPLILLLLVLFVLKEGFMLVMGAVKLREGKKLNGAKWFGKCCTALLFVVLFLLLLFPHMSLVTVNLLILLCAAAMLITLLLYIPVFRSM; translated from the coding sequence ATGAGGCATATTCCAAAAAAAGAGCTTTTGTCCATCCCCAACCTGATGGGGTATTTCCGTTTAATCATGATTCCTGTATTCGTGTGGCTGTACCTGAGGGCTTCCACGGACGCAGATTATTACAGGGCTGCCATCGTCATGGGCATATCCTCCATCACTGACATGTTCGACGGAATGATCGCCAGAAAATTCAATATGATTACAGAGTTCGGTAAACTCCTGGACCCCCTTGCTGATAAGCTGACCCACGGGGCCATCCTGCTCTGTCTGTGGAGCCGTTATCCCCTGATTCTGCTTCTTCTGGTCCTGTTTGTGCTGAAGGAAGGCTTCATGCTGGTCATGGGCGCCGTTAAACTCAGGGAAGGCAAAAAGTTAAACGGCGCCAAGTGGTTTGGCAAATGCTGTACCGCCCTGCTGTTCGTGGTGCTTTTTCTCCTGCTGCTCTTCCCCCACATGTCCCTGGTTACGGTCAATCTACTGATTTTGTTGTGCGCGGCCGCCATGCTCATCACCCTGCTTCTCTACATACCGGTATTTCGCAGTATGTGA
- a CDS encoding MurR/RpiR family transcriptional regulator yields MAEDFLLKIRGGYNQFTKAEKKVADYILSSPKKVLFMSITELAEACGVGDTSVFRFCKTMNCKGYQEFKMLLSLSLHEGKQGFGQMESDISLEDSFSQVAEKVLSSNIKALKETHSLLKEDVLRRVIECFHKAGRICFYGVGTSMTTAMKAADKFLKIEPKVYCASDSHMQAMMASTMSSGEVAVIFSYSGATKDTIHVAQLARQAGAAIVCVTRFIKSPLTAYADLTLLCGANESPLQAGSSSAEISQLFLIDMLYTEYYRTYYDRCSVNNEKTSASVMEKLC; encoded by the coding sequence ATGGCAGAGGATTTTTTGTTGAAAATAAGAGGCGGGTATAACCAGTTTACGAAGGCGGAGAAAAAGGTGGCTGATTATATCCTGAGCAGCCCCAAGAAGGTTCTGTTTATGTCCATCACTGAACTGGCCGAAGCCTGCGGAGTGGGGGATACCAGCGTGTTCCGCTTCTGTAAGACCATGAACTGCAAAGGATACCAGGAATTTAAGATGCTTCTGTCCCTGAGCCTTCACGAGGGAAAACAGGGATTCGGACAGATGGAGAGCGACATAAGCCTGGAGGACTCATTTTCCCAGGTGGCGGAGAAGGTGCTGAGTTCCAATATAAAGGCTCTTAAGGAAACCCACTCCCTGTTAAAGGAGGATGTGCTCCGGCGGGTCATTGAGTGCTTCCACAAGGCCGGACGCATCTGTTTTTACGGTGTGGGTACCAGCATGACGACAGCCATGAAGGCGGCTGATAAGTTTCTGAAGATTGAGCCGAAGGTCTATTGTGCCTCTGATTCCCACATGCAGGCCATGATGGCCTCCACCATGTCCAGTGGAGAGGTTGCTGTCATCTTTTCCTATTCCGGGGCTACCAAGGACACCATCCACGTGGCTCAGCTGGCCAGGCAGGCAGGAGCGGCCATTGTCTGTGTGACCCGGTTCATCAAATCGCCTCTTACGGCCTATGCGGACCTGACGCTCCTGTGCGGGGCCAATGAAAGTCCGTTGCAGGCAGGCTCTTCCTCGGCGGAAATCAGCCAGCTCTTCCTGATAGATATGCTGTACACGGAATATTACAGGACATACTATGACAGGTGCAGCGTGAATAATGAAAAGACCTCGGCATCTGTCATGGAAAAGCTGTGCTGA
- a CDS encoding extracellular solute-binding protein has protein sequence MTTIKDIARAAGVAQGTVSNVLNGKGNVSSEKIRQVMDAAAALGYVPNERAKLLRKGRSNTLAVILPNIRSKQYIDFYLSFKAYAENHGYSVSQYLTSDDNREAEYAAIQEVRSSMAQGMATVSCCSFAGANPYLDEQGMLADHVVFAERRPPFSAPYVGFDYHRAGSELALRALERGFSNLCLLTGSLQLPNESDFYNGFMGVMGSSGCRVNHIQTDPYRKLQNIMQMFGNAAPQAIFISNYGFAESVKDIWNTFYSGDSPEIYTVSPMFTMPENDFQKYELNYRQLGKIAAECLIRDISEEKAKKSGSEEIGEPQQRTGQASGHPCLLLENSGFRDWFAGILIPSSKEPLNVLTLDSPSAYTMRNLSRIYTKKTGIPVNITIYSYEEIYEAFNHMRHDSVFDVLRLDVTWLSWFADKILQPLDQIDPDISSCLDTFLDGTINQYSIVRGRVYALPSTPSVQLLYYRKDLFESPIYRRMYHETYRQELRPPQDFREFNQIAGFFTKARTPSSPVEYGATMTLGSTGVAGSEYLARLFSHQENLYNEDCRVTLNSPAAIGSLKELIALKEYSDPKYCSWWTNTATTFAGGNVAMAILYSNYASDLLSHSSRVAGNIGYAMTPGSNPVIGGGSLGVAKYTKRPEDALSFIKWMCSEPVASAATLLGSVSPCRKSYDNYEILNTFPWLNLAKDGFGLAHGRRTPEFSTQPFDERSFLSIIGMAVKNAYSQVMTPEDALNYAQKLYDEQFSRTNI, from the coding sequence ATGACTACCATCAAAGACATTGCGAGAGCGGCCGGAGTGGCCCAGGGCACCGTATCCAACGTTCTCAACGGGAAGGGAAATGTGAGCAGCGAGAAAATACGGCAGGTCATGGACGCTGCCGCTGCCCTTGGCTACGTGCCCAATGAGCGGGCCAAGCTGTTGAGGAAGGGCAGGTCCAATACCCTTGCGGTCATTCTCCCCAACATCCGTTCCAAACAATATATAGACTTCTATCTTAGTTTTAAGGCATATGCGGAAAATCACGGCTACAGCGTGTCCCAGTACCTGACCAGCGACGACAACCGGGAAGCGGAATACGCAGCCATACAGGAAGTCCGCTCCTCCATGGCCCAGGGCATGGCAACGGTCTCCTGCTGTTCCTTCGCCGGCGCCAACCCCTACCTGGACGAGCAGGGCATGCTGGCGGACCATGTGGTATTTGCGGAACGCCGTCCTCCCTTCTCTGCCCCCTATGTCGGCTTCGATTACCACAGGGCGGGAAGCGAGCTGGCCTTAAGGGCGCTGGAGCGCGGCTTCTCCAACCTGTGCCTTCTCACCGGAAGTCTCCAGCTGCCCAATGAATCCGACTTCTATAACGGGTTCATGGGCGTCATGGGTTCATCCGGCTGCCGGGTAAACCACATCCAGACAGACCCCTACCGCAAGCTGCAGAATATCATGCAGATGTTCGGAAACGCCGCTCCCCAGGCCATCTTCATCTCCAACTACGGCTTCGCGGAGAGCGTCAAGGATATATGGAACACCTTCTATTCCGGGGACAGTCCGGAAATTTACACGGTATCCCCCATGTTCACCATGCCGGAAAATGACTTCCAGAAATATGAGCTGAACTACCGGCAGTTGGGAAAGATTGCGGCGGAATGCCTGATCAGGGACATATCAGAAGAAAAGGCGAAAAAGAGTGGTTCGGAAGAAATAGGCGAACCGCAACAGCGGACCGGACAGGCCAGCGGACATCCCTGCCTGCTGCTGGAGAATTCCGGCTTCAGAGACTGGTTTGCGGGCATCCTCATCCCATCCTCCAAAGAGCCCTTAAATGTGCTGACACTGGACAGCCCCAGCGCCTACACCATGCGCAACCTGTCCCGTATCTACACCAAGAAAACCGGGATCCCTGTGAACATCACCATCTATTCCTATGAGGAGATATACGAGGCCTTCAACCATATGCGCCATGATTCCGTCTTTGATGTACTGCGTCTGGACGTGACGTGGCTGTCCTGGTTCGCGGACAAAATTCTGCAGCCCCTGGACCAGATTGACCCTGATATCTCCAGCTGCCTGGACACCTTCTTAGACGGAACCATCAACCAGTATTCCATAGTGAGGGGCAGGGTATACGCCCTGCCGTCCACTCCCAGCGTACAGCTGCTGTACTACCGGAAGGATCTGTTTGAAAGTCCTATCTACCGCAGGATGTATCACGAGACATACCGCCAGGAGCTTAGGCCGCCTCAGGATTTTAGGGAGTTCAACCAGATTGCCGGATTCTTCACCAAGGCACGCACCCCATCCTCTCCTGTGGAATACGGGGCCACCATGACGCTTGGCTCCACCGGGGTGGCCGGCTCCGAATACCTGGCCCGCCTGTTCAGCCACCAGGAGAATCTTTATAACGAGGACTGCCGGGTCACCCTGAATTCCCCCGCGGCCATTGGTTCCCTTAAGGAGCTCATCGCCCTGAAGGAATACTCCGACCCCAAGTACTGTTCCTGGTGGACCAACACAGCCACCACCTTCGCGGGAGGCAATGTGGCCATGGCCATCCTCTACAGCAACTATGCCTCGGATCTTCTGAGCCACTCCTCCCGGGTAGCGGGAAATATCGGATACGCCATGACGCCTGGCAGCAATCCTGTCATCGGAGGCGGTTCCCTGGGCGTGGCCAAATATACCAAACGACCTGAGGACGCTCTATCCTTCATCAAATGGATGTGCAGCGAACCCGTGGCCTCCGCGGCCACGCTGCTGGGCAGCGTATCCCCCTGCCGCAAGTCCTATGACAATTACGAGATACTCAACACCTTCCCCTGGCTGAACCTGGCCAAGGACGGATTCGGACTGGCCCACGGCCGCCGTACCCCTGAGTTCTCCACACAGCCCTTTGATGAGCGCAGCTTCCTCAGCATCATAGGCATGGCAGTGAAAAATGCCTACAGCCAGGTCATGACGCCGGAGGACGCCCTGAATTACGCACAAAAGCTCTATGACGAACAGTTTAGCCGCACCAATATATAA
- a CDS encoding ABC transporter substrate-binding protein, with the protein MKKTKKIAAAVLAMTMAAGLAVTGCSGRGGSNGTDGAPAEQSKETGGGGTNSSKDDAAKADDGALHLTFYYPVNVGGSAAQLIEKICADFNAENPDIFVEPVYTGNYDDTVTKIQTAMQGGTPPDVFVSLATQRFTMASTGMAMPLDELIEADGEEGKAYIDDFLPGFMEDSYVDGKIYSIPFQRSTMVLYYNKDAFKEAGLDPETPPATWEELAEYGQKLTDDGRYGVGIALNSGSAQWAFTGFCLQNSTDGQNLMSEDGKSVYFNTPENVEALQFWLDLQNEYKCMAEGIVQWTDLPTQFLAGEVAMIYHTTGNMANIHDNADFDFGTAFLPAHKRVGAPTGGGNFYISSGISEDRVQAAWKFIKFATSTDRAAQWSLDTGYVATRQSCFDTDLIKDYYAEVPQASVAYEQLPYAKPELTTYNAAEIWRVLNDNIQAAVVGDMSAREALDAAQEQAEEVLSEYQ; encoded by the coding sequence GTGAAAAAAACAAAGAAGATTGCAGCAGCGGTCCTGGCCATGACCATGGCAGCAGGTCTTGCCGTCACAGGATGTTCCGGAAGGGGAGGAAGTAACGGGACAGACGGGGCGCCGGCAGAGCAGTCTAAGGAAACCGGGGGAGGGGGCACGAATAGCTCCAAGGATGATGCAGCCAAGGCTGACGACGGCGCGCTGCACCTTACCTTTTATTACCCGGTCAATGTAGGCGGTTCCGCGGCACAGCTGATTGAGAAAATCTGTGCGGATTTTAATGCAGAGAACCCGGATATTTTCGTGGAGCCTGTTTATACGGGCAATTATGACGATACAGTGACAAAGATTCAGACAGCCATGCAGGGCGGCACGCCTCCGGATGTGTTTGTAAGCCTCGCTACCCAGCGTTTTACCATGGCTTCCACCGGCATGGCCATGCCTCTTGACGAACTGATTGAGGCTGACGGAGAAGAGGGAAAGGCTTACATCGATGATTTCCTTCCGGGCTTCATGGAAGATTCCTATGTGGACGGAAAGATATACTCCATACCGTTCCAGAGAAGCACCATGGTTCTGTATTACAATAAGGACGCGTTTAAGGAAGCGGGCCTGGACCCGGAAACGCCTCCCGCTACCTGGGAAGAACTGGCTGAGTACGGCCAGAAGCTGACGGACGACGGACGCTACGGCGTTGGAATCGCTCTGAACTCCGGTTCCGCACAGTGGGCGTTTACAGGCTTCTGCCTGCAGAACAGCACCGACGGACAGAACCTGATGAGCGAGGATGGAAAGAGCGTGTATTTCAACACGCCTGAGAACGTGGAGGCGCTTCAGTTCTGGCTGGACCTTCAGAATGAGTACAAATGTATGGCGGAGGGTATTGTACAGTGGACCGACCTGCCCACCCAGTTCCTTGCAGGAGAGGTGGCCATGATTTACCACACCACAGGCAATATGGCTAATATCCATGACAATGCGGACTTTGATTTTGGGACAGCCTTCCTTCCGGCTCACAAGAGAGTGGGAGCGCCTACAGGCGGCGGCAACTTCTATATCTCCAGCGGCATTTCCGAGGACAGGGTGCAGGCTGCCTGGAAGTTCATCAAGTTCGCGACCTCTACGGACAGGGCGGCGCAGTGGAGCCTGGATACTGGTTATGTGGCCACAAGACAGTCCTGCTTTGACACGGACCTGATTAAGGATTATTATGCAGAGGTTCCCCAGGCGTCCGTTGCTTATGAGCAGCTTCCCTATGCAAAGCCTGAGCTTACTACATACAATGCAGCTGAAATCTGGAGGGTGTTAAATGATAACATCCAGGCAGCCGTGGTCGGCGATATGTCTGCCCGGGAGGCCCTGGATGCGGCCCAGGAACAGGCAGAGGAAGTCCTGTCAGAGTATCAGTAA
- a CDS encoding carbohydrate ABC transporter permease has protein sequence MSQNPARQAEYEKAGERMKTKTKKQRENRNNATAWALMAPALIFMLAFTVFPIFRSLYLSLSKYKLGMDSAEFIGLENYVKLAGSKLFWKVMKNTIVFALMTVIPSMAVGLGLAVLVNRKGKRVGFIRTAYFYPVVMPMIAIASVWMFIYMAKNGLFDQLLIAMGLKPMNVLSSKNTVLPAMAVMYVWKEAGYLMVFFLSGIQSISDEVMEAARIDGAGNWTVFRRITIPLLAPTFLFVSTIAFTNCFKLVDHVVIMTEGAPNNASTLLLYYIYQQGFTNFNYGVSSALTVIMLGLLLVVSLPRFISQDKKIHYN, from the coding sequence ATGTCACAAAACCCGGCCCGGCAGGCGGAATATGAAAAGGCTGGTGAGAGGATGAAAACCAAGACAAAGAAGCAGCGTGAAAACAGGAATAATGCGACGGCCTGGGCCCTGATGGCCCCGGCGCTTATATTTATGCTGGCATTTACAGTGTTCCCCATATTCAGGAGCCTGTATCTAAGCCTTTCCAAGTACAAGCTTGGTATGGACAGCGCCGAGTTCATCGGCCTTGAGAATTATGTGAAGCTGGCCGGTTCCAAGCTGTTCTGGAAGGTGATGAAAAATACCATCGTATTCGCCCTTATGACGGTGATTCCCAGTATGGCGGTGGGCCTTGGCCTGGCGGTTCTGGTAAACCGCAAGGGCAAACGGGTGGGATTTATCCGCACGGCTTATTTCTATCCGGTGGTCATGCCCATGATTGCCATTGCCAGCGTGTGGATGTTTATTTATATGGCAAAGAACGGACTCTTTGACCAGCTGCTGATAGCCATGGGGTTAAAACCCATGAATGTGCTGTCCAGCAAGAATACGGTGCTCCCGGCCATGGCGGTGATGTATGTCTGGAAGGAGGCCGGATACCTGATGGTGTTCTTCCTGTCCGGTATCCAGAGCATATCCGACGAGGTGATGGAGGCTGCCAGGATTGACGGGGCAGGCAACTGGACCGTGTTCAGGCGCATCACCATTCCCCTGCTGGCGCCCACCTTCCTGTTTGTGTCCACCATTGCGTTCACCAACTGTTTTAAGCTGGTGGACCATGTGGTCATCATGACAGAGGGAGCGCCCAACAATGCAAGCACCCTGCTTCTGTACTATATTTACCAGCAGGGCTTCACAAACTTCAACTACGGCGTATCATCGGCTCTGACCGTAATCATGCTGGGACTTCTGCTTGTGGTGTCCCTGCCAAGGTTCATCAGCCAGGATAAGAAGATACATTACAATTAA
- a CDS encoding carbohydrate ABC transporter permease: MKQVKSTAISVFALALAFMWLAPLVWLVGTAFSEPTFHMTFFPNSRFTFGNLSYVWNAIPFARYYLNTLILVVVTFCVQFVTSTLAAYALAVMDFKGRTLVFAVIFMQIIIPNDVLITPNFMTLADMGLTDTKVGIMLPFFGSALAIFLLRQHFKSIPKALAEAARIDGANTWQTIWRVYMPCAKPAYMSFAVISVSYHWNNYLWPLIVTNSPSNRTLTVGLAIFAKSKEANMQWANVCAATFIIILPLLIAFFFLQKQFMNSFVSAGIKE; encoded by the coding sequence ATGAAACAAGTTAAAAGTACTGCAATATCTGTTTTTGCCCTGGCCCTGGCGTTTATGTGGCTGGCTCCCCTGGTATGGCTGGTGGGGACTGCCTTCAGTGAGCCTACCTTCCATATGACCTTTTTTCCCAACAGCCGTTTTACCTTTGGGAATTTGTCCTATGTATGGAATGCCATTCCCTTTGCCCGGTATTATCTGAATACGCTGATACTGGTGGTGGTGACCTTCTGCGTACAGTTTGTCACATCCACTCTGGCTGCCTATGCGCTGGCTGTCATGGATTTTAAGGGACGGACCCTGGTGTTTGCAGTCATTTTTATGCAGATTATCATTCCCAATGATGTGCTCATCACACCTAACTTCATGACCCTGGCTGACATGGGACTTACCGATACTAAGGTGGGTATCATGCTGCCGTTCTTTGGAAGCGCCCTGGCCATTTTCCTGCTGAGGCAGCATTTTAAATCCATACCAAAGGCTCTGGCTGAGGCGGCCAGAATTGACGGCGCCAACACGTGGCAGACCATCTGGAGGGTGTACATGCCCTGTGCAAAGCCTGCCTATATGTCCTTTGCGGTTATTTCCGTCAGCTACCACTGGAATAACTACCTGTGGCCTCTGATTGTGACCAATTCACCCTCCAACCGCACACTGACAGTGGGACTTGCCATCTTCGCCAAGTCCAAGGAGGCCAACATGCAGTGGGCCAATGTCTGCGCGGCTACCTTTATCATTATCCTGCCGCTGCTCATAGCGTTCTTCTTCCTGCAAAAGCAGTTTATGAACAGCTTTGTCAGCGCTGGAATCAAAGAGTGA
- a CDS encoding MBL fold metallo-hydrolase, whose protein sequence is MEQYLDLHFFGCGSAFNPAMGNTSAWFEADGCLFLVDCGETVYELLMKRSSLREYRQIYVLLTHLHADHVGSLGSLISYNYCILGRKISVIHPRATVVELLRLMGIKDEFYNYYKGLPEEVDCLRAEPVPVEHADNMDCFGYILETEKMRIYYSGDSARMPERIAGMLKEGDLDAVYHDTSLHNPPIPSHCYVGVLEETVPEELRHKVYCMHLDGECRDMLESKGFRVAEVG, encoded by the coding sequence ATGGAACAATATTTAGACCTGCATTTTTTTGGATGCGGTAGCGCCTTTAATCCTGCCATGGGAAATACATCTGCCTGGTTTGAGGCGGACGGATGCCTGTTCCTGGTGGACTGCGGCGAGACGGTTTACGAGCTTTTGATGAAGCGCAGCAGCCTCAGGGAATACAGGCAGATATATGTACTGTTGACCCATCTTCACGCTGACCATGTGGGAAGCCTTGGGTCTCTGATTTCTTACAATTATTGTATTTTGGGAAGAAAAATCAGCGTCATTCACCCCAGGGCAACCGTGGTGGAGCTTCTGCGGCTTATGGGCATTAAGGATGAATTTTACAATTATTACAAAGGACTTCCTGAGGAAGTGGACTGTCTTCGGGCTGAACCGGTGCCGGTGGAGCATGCGGACAATATGGACTGCTTCGGGTACATTCTGGAGACAGAGAAAATGAGGATTTATTACAGCGGTGATTCCGCGCGAATGCCGGAGCGGATCGCCGGCATGCTTAAGGAAGGGGATCTGGACGCCGTTTACCACGACACGTCCCTCCACAATCCGCCAATCCCCAGCCACTGCTATGTGGGAGTCCTGGAGGAGACGGTTCCGGAGGAGCTGAGGCATAAAGTATACTGTATGCACCTGGACGGGGAGTGCAGGGATATGCTGGAGTCCAAAGGATTCCGGGTGGCAGAGGTTGGTTGA